The following are encoded together in the Acidimicrobiales bacterium genome:
- a CDS encoding LPXTG cell wall anchor domain-containing protein translates to TATPTVSPTPTATATPTVSPTPTATATPTVSPTPTATATPTVSPTPTATATPGPDGLFSARSVEQEAPTTTAPIDPCPTPTAPTTTVPGDGGELPKTGTDSRGLVLLGLALVVSGGAVVLTVHRGRRRAEA, encoded by the coding sequence CCACGGCGACCCCCACGGTCAGTCCGACGCCCACGGCCACGGCAACTCCCACGGTCAGTCCGACGCCGACCGCCACGGCGACCCCCACGGTCAGTCCGACGCCCACGGCCACGGCAACCCCCACGGTCAGTCCGACGCCCACGGCCACGGCCACGCCGGGCCCCGACGGGCTGTTCAGCGCCCGCAGCGTCGAGCAGGAGGCGCCCACCACCACGGCGCCGATCGACCCCTGCCCGACGCCCACGGCTCCGACCACCACCGTCCCCGGCGACGGGGGTGAGCTGCCGAAGACCGGCACCGACAGCCGCGGCCTCGTGCTCCTGGGCCTCGCCCTGGTGGTCTCCGGCGGTGCGGTCGTCCTGACCGTCCACCGCGGCCGGCGTCGCGCCGAAGCCTGA